The DNA sequence ACCAGCGTCATACTCAGCAAAAGCCATGGGTACGCCCTGGGATCTCTCGTCAAGGTAATGAATCTGCACCACAAAGAGCACCACAGGACAGTTGGATCGCTTAACAAGGAGCTTGACCTATATTTGAACCTTGCCGTGGACCTTGCTGGTATGGACGGCGTTGATGAAGCTTACGAATGCTATCTCAAGGATGTTCTGAGCTCATTGGAGTCGCATCCCTGCTCACTCAAAACTATCGGTTTACCCATAACATCTGCAAAGGACAAGGGATATTTCGATTCGACCGAAGCTTCAGCCCGCAGTGTCGATCCCCATCAGCTACTTCCAGAAGACCCGCTCTTCCAATCCCTGTTGGACTTGATGCTTCGGTTCCTCACAAACGACGTGGAGACAAACCTGGCGCTCACAGAGGCCATCATCACGCTTGGGAGTTGTTCCCAGCTGCGTTTGGAAGGATGGCTGTCCGTGGACCCCGCCGACTACCATTTCGATAGCGATGTCCCCGAGCTCGAGCCCTTCACCAACGACAACCTACGGGGCATGTTCCTGGCCGAGCGCTTCCCAACTTGGAGCCCGTCAGCAACCCCCCAGCTATTCATATGTCTAAAGCAGCTCCAGGCGCAAGTCGATGCTCTACGCAGCGACATCAAAGACTGGGATGACCACGTTGCGAACCGCAAGAACGCCTTCCGCTTCCACCAGGACCTAGTCGAGGAGTCGAAAATGTCAACCCCCCTCTCGCGACCAGCAAGAGCTCCATCCGATATCCCAGGTTCCTGGGCGCCGCAAATACCGAAACACGTCCTCGAGCAGCCGCAGACACCGCTGAGAGCTCAATCTCCCCGCGGACGAAAGGAAACATTATCGGGTTCGAGAAACACACCCACGACATCGCCTGCTCCATCTCGATATGGCGGTCAGACTCTTGTCGGTTCGCCTGCTAGAGCTACTTCCCCCATGGCCACACCACCCACCGGCATGCAACAAATGTCCCTCTTCTCCGACGTCGACGCCAGCATCGCGCAGATCAGAATGAATCAATTCGGTAAACGCCGTATCCGCTTCCGCCGCGCTGCCGGTTCAAAAGACGTCGAAGTCATGCTCTCCAAGTTCCAACCTCCGCCCAAGGAGCCCTCGGAAGACGCGACGAGTGGTGCTGAAAACGAGGATGACGAGGCCGAGCAGGATGATGTGAGAGAAGCCAGTCTACTGCACATTATCACGAATGTGGTTATACTGCAGAACTTTGTGCTTGAGCTTGTGGCTTTGATGCAGGTTAGGGCGAGCTTGTTCAATGAGGTGAGGTTTTTGTGAAGGAATCAGAGGGGGGTTATGATTTTGTGAATGTGCAGATGCGGACATGAGTAGATAGATATACCCCTTTTTCACTTTGAGAGACCAGTGTTGTTTTTTCAGCGGGTTCTCGCATAGCCGGCGGGGGGGTTTTGATGCATGGTTTAATGTCTGTATATGTGGttaacatgatccatgggcgagcggcgcacacgggcgagcggcgcaccccaccaactttactcaccttactgatcttaatctacaatggctcaacgcagcgctactcaattactatcaaatgaagcagatattcagcttgctatctcatctattaatgcgcaccagatccaaggtacccgtactgctgcagtagtctacaacgtagccgaaacaacgctccgccgccgacgcgctggtatacctgcccgacgcgattgcccgcccaactcaaggaagcttacccagagagaagaggaggtgattattagctatatacttcagctagatctgcgtggatttgcgcctacctacacagctgtacgtgatatggctgataagctgctggctgcgcgtggtggagagcaggttggagtcaactggccatctacctttgttaagcgtacagacagtcttcggacgtgtttcaaccaagcgtacgataggcagagagctctttgtgaggatgcaacattaataaagaggtggtttaagcttgtagaagagacaaaggctgagctaggtatctgcgatgaggacgtctacaactttgatgaagctggctttatgatgggcaagattacaacgcagctagttataacaggagcagagaggagaggcaggccgaagagtattcagccaggcaatcgcgagtgggtaacgctgatcgctgctatcagcgctgctggctggtcagtcccaccgttcctcatcttcgctggccagtaccacctatcagcctggtataaggaagctgagatcccacgcgactgggcgatcgcagtcagcgataatggctggacgaataatgagcttggagttgagtggctaaagcacttcaacgctcacacgcaggctcgtagtgtaggcgcgcgtcgcctgcttattattgatggccataagagccaccaatctctagagttccaggagctctgcaaggagaacaatatccatacgctctgtatgcctcctcactcatctcacctactccagccacttgatgttggctgcttctcgccattgaagcgcgcgtacagccgtgaggtggagagccttatgcgcaaccacatcaaccacatcaccaagctagagtttctgccagcgttcaaggcagcatttgatcaagcgttcacgccagccaatatctgctcagccttccgcggcgcaggccttgttcctctacaaccagaggctgttctatcaaaggtagatgtacaactgcgtacacctactcctccagcagctctgccagaggctccctgggtagctcaaacgccgagcaacgcgcgtgagcttgaggctcagtcaagcctaatacgtgagcgcgtgcgccagcacaagagctcatcaccagcttcaattattatggcgattgaccagctaaagaagggcgccgaggtgatgatgctctctgctgagctgatgcgcgatcggatctctagtcttgagaaggccaatagcgcagcctcagcgcgtaggcggcgctctaaaaggcgtatacagaagcatggagtactcacaaagggagctggagaggacatactggctcaaaatgaggctgaccagcagattgctcatgaagagcgtcaaggaggagcgcgatcaggcctcagccagcgggctcaaaggcgctgcactaggtgcaaggagactgggcacaactcgcgcacatgcaagactgatactattaatatagagtaatctactgtatcaatatctagcaataatattatcgcgttgttgagatgcatcgctttaaagttgcaaaagttggtggggtgcgccgctcgcccgtgtgcgccgctcgcccatggatcatgttatGCTTTTTTGCAAAAAATGGTAGTCTTTTTCTTCATGCTCACATGTTGATATCCATGATCGCTGTATGTCGCCAGTTTTCTATCTTCATTTCGCGTCTTACCTTTTTTTTATCTCTTTCTTACAAAGCACCCAACTCCTTGAGCTTGCTAATCATACCATCTACATCCTCGACCTTGACACCACCCTTGCGTGGCGGCGGCTCCGTCACCTTGACAGTCTTCAACCGTATCTCAGTATCGAGCCCATAATCGCTCAGACTCTTCTTCTCCAacggcttcttcttcgccttcaTGATATTCGGCAAACTCGCATACCTCGGCTCGTTCAACCGCAAATCCGTCGTAATAACCATTGGCAACTTTGCCTTAATCGTCTGCACACCGCCATCCACCTCCTGCACCACCTCGACGCTCTGATCGGAAATCGTAACCTTGCTCGCCTGCGTGGCCTGCGGCCAATTCAACAGCCCCGCCAACATCTGGCCCGTCTGACCCGCATCGTCGTCAATACTCTGTTTCCCCAATATCACCAGATTGCTCTTCTGCTCGTCGACGACTTTGCGGAGTAGTTTCGCCACGCCGAGCGGTTCCAGCGCGTCCTTTTCCTCGACAACAACGTGGATGCCGCGATCGGCGCCCATGGCCATGGCCGTACGAAGGATATCCTGGGATTTGGGGACGCCGGCGCTGAAAGCGACGATTTCCTCCACGGCGGGCGCGGACGCGTGGTGGGATTTCTTTTCGCGGATTCGCACGGCTTCTTCGATGGAGAGCTCGTCGAAGGGGTTCATCGAGTGTTTTACGTTTGCGGTTTCGACGGCGGTTTGGGCGCGGTTGACGCGGGGTTTGACCTTTTTGATTTTCGTTAGTATTGCTGGACGGAGGTGGTATGTGGGCGGAGTGTTATAGCATTGCGCCTGTACCTCTCAACTCCAACTCTCAATCAAGACAAAGGACATCATGCGGCTCAAGCAAAAGTCGGCATATCGAGAAAAAATCACATACCGCATAGTCAATGACCCGCTTGACGGGGACTAATATCCTCAATCCAGACATTGCGCGCGACGACGGACTAACTACGGCACCGGGGTAAGGAACGCAAAGGGTTGGGGTGGGTTGTTGGAGGTGCGTTGTTGCGACGAGGGTGGTGATGATGTAGAGGTGCTAGGGTGGTGGGGCTAGCATCGGGTTCTTGCGATTGCGGGTAGCCAGGTTTAGCCGAGGCTTTTTACTTCCTGCGCATGGCCGCGGATGGGGCTTGGCGGGAGGCTAGGGAAGGGGCATGTGCTGTAGTGTTTATGCGGGGATAGAGTTGTAGTATAGACGTTGGGTTTTTTTGGAGATGTTA is a window from the Pyrenophora tritici-repentis strain M4 chromosome 7, whole genome shotgun sequence genome containing:
- a CDS encoding FixA, Electron transfer flavoprotein, beta subunit produces the protein MSGLRILVPVKRVIDYAVKPRVNRAQTAVETANVKHSMNPFDELSIEEAVRIREKKSHHASAPAVEEIVAFSAGVPKSQDILRTAMAMGADRGIHVVVEEKDALEPLGVAKLLRKVVDEQKSNLVILGKQSIDDDAGQTGQMLAGLLNWPQATQASKVTISDQSVEVVQEVDGGVQTIKAKLPMVITTDLRLNEPRYASLPNIMKAKKKPLEKKSLSDYGLDTEIRLKTVKVTEPPPRKGGVKVEDVDGMISKLKELGAL